The following are from one region of the Quercus robur chromosome 1, dhQueRobu3.1, whole genome shotgun sequence genome:
- the LOC126723310 gene encoding dolichol kinase EVAN isoform X1, translated as MAAAAILNGERVVVVLFIGLVLFSLPLSLLLHGVALSLLALSALFIEIRAEDDASSSSSLSLFKTRPGASSGIFLGAVTLPVVMLSKLIQLSRALSLRQVPLEELEYLTMQYWATSASSLSVLVFLCMVIWRSPDHARPPYSRSVMDAKLSLSGTVLFAVVCCVSIAATSHTGFHAVLKLLWVLLHGLAAVKLIQHVLSTFPSCASIGEALLVTAGIVLYFGDMLACTIAKVTGYLISLELVSVQYGVKRSEIGIIIQGVLLGLLLFPMVFKFVLRIWECSSSSANSESRTYEIGKSLIFFASLGFILIVIIPSWMQFAQDFSVHPFLWVISFVFSEPLKRLSLCMYWVCVIYVSVLRFYNISKNSKIERILLRKYYHLMAVSMFLPALIFQPKFLDLAFGAALAVFLVIEIIRVWRIWPLGQLVHQFMNAFTDHRDSDLLIVSHFSLLLGCALPIWMSYGFNDRPLAPFAGILSLGIGDTMASMVGHKYGVLRWSKTGKKTIEGTAAGITSMLAACSILLPLLASTGYIFTQHWLSLLLAVTVCGLLEAYTAQLDNAFIPLVFYSLLCL; from the exons ATGGCGGCGGCGGCGATATTGAACGGGGAGAGAGTGGTGGTGGTTCTGTTCATCGGTCtcgttctcttctctctccctctctctctcctccttcACGGCGTCGCTCTCTCTCTCCTCGCCCTCTCCGCCCTCTTCATCGAGATCCGCGCCGAGGATGATgcctcctcttcctcttccctttctctcttcAAAACCAG GCCTGGTGCTTCATCTGGAATATTTCTTGGGGCAGTAACACTTCCTGTGGTTATGCTTTCAAAGTTGATACAGCTTTCGCGAGCATTGTCGTTGCGTCAAGTTCCACTTGAAG AGCTTGAATATCTGACAATGCAATACTGGGCCACATCTGCCAGCAGCTTGAGTGTACTTGTGTTCCTCTGCATGGTTATATGGCGTTCACCTGACCATGCACGCCCGCCTTATTCGCGTAGTGTTATGGATGCAAAGTTGAGTTTAAGTGGAACTGTCTTATTTGCAGTGGTGTGCTGCGTGTCTATTGCTGCAACATCCCATACTG gCTTTCACGCAGTATTGAAGTTATTGTGGGTGCTTTTGCATGGATTGGCAGCGGTGAAATTAATTCAGCATGTTCTTAGTACTTTTCCCTCTTGTGCTTCTATTG GGGAAGCACTTTTGGTGACTGCAGGCATTGTTCTTTATTTTGGTGACATGTTGGCATGTACGATTGCAAAG GTTACGGGATACTTGATTTCATTGGAGTTGGTTTCTGTACAGTATGGAGTCAAGAGAAGTGAAATAGGCATAATTATTCAG GGGGTGCTACTaggccttcttctttttccaatGGTCTTTAAATTTGTTCTTCGAATATGGGAATGCTCTTCAAGTAGTGCTAACTCTGAATCAAGAACATACGAGATAGGGAAATCTCTTATATTCTTTGCATCCCTTGGATTTATCTTGATTGTGATAATCCCATCATGGATGCAGTTTGCTCAGGATTTTAGCGTGCATCCATTTTTATG GGTAATCTCGTTTGTTTTTTCGGAGCCACTGAAAAGACTATCTTTATGTATGTACTGGGTGTGTGTGATATATGTGTCCGTTTTGCGGTTCTACAACATTTCGAAGAATAGTAAGATTGAAAGGATTCTTCTCCGAAAATACTACCATCTGATGGCTGTTTCAATGTTTCTGCCTGCTCTTATCTTCCAG CCAAAGTTTCTTGATCTAGCATTTGGTGCAGCTCTGGCAGTTTTCTTGGTGATAGAAATTATTCGA GTGTGGAGAATTTGGCCTTTGGGACAACTTGTACATCAATTTATGAATGCTTTCACAGACCATCGTGATTCTGATCTTCTTATTGTAAG ccatttctctctcttattggGTTGCGCACTTCCAATTTGGATGTCTTATGGATTCAATGATCGACCACTTGCCCCTTTTGCCGGAATTTTGAGTCTTGGAATTGGAGATACAATG GCGTCAATGGTTGGCCACAAGTATGGTGTCCTCAGGTGGAGTAAAACTGGCA AGAAAACTATTGAAGGGACTGCAGCTGGTATAACGTCTATGCTGGCTGCTTGCTCAATTCTGCTTCCACTTCTAGCATCTACTGGATATATTTTTACCCAG
- the LOC126723310 gene encoding dolichol kinase EVAN isoform X2 yields the protein MAAAAILNGERVVVVLFIGLVLFSLPLSLLLHGVALSLLALSALFIEIRAEDDASSSSSLSLFKTRPGASSGIFLGAVTLPVVMLSKLIQLSRALSLRQVPLEELEYLTMQYWATSASSLSVLVFLCMVIWRSPDHARPPYSRSVMDAKLSLSGTVLFAVVCCVSIAATSHTGFHAVLKLLWVLLHGLAAVKLIQHVLSTFPSCASIGEALLVTAGIVLYFGDMLACTIAKVTGYLISLELVSVQYGVKRSEIGIIIQGVLLGLLLFPMVFKFVLRIWECSSSSANSESRTYEIGKSLIFFASLGFILIVIIPSWMQFAQDFSVHPFLWVISFVFSEPLKRLSLCMYWVCVIYVSVLRFYNISKNSKIERILLRKYYHLMAVSMFLPALIFQPKFLDLAFGAALAVFLVIEIIRVWRIWPLGQLVHQFMNAFTDHRDSDLLIVSHFSLLLGCALPIWMSYGFNDRPLAPFAGILSLGIGDTMASMVGHKYGVLRWSKTGKKTIEGTAAGITSMLAACSILLPLLASTGYIFTQTSGDNDGVECRKSWTDKSAIIRD from the exons ATGGCGGCGGCGGCGATATTGAACGGGGAGAGAGTGGTGGTGGTTCTGTTCATCGGTCtcgttctcttctctctccctctctctctcctccttcACGGCGTCGCTCTCTCTCTCCTCGCCCTCTCCGCCCTCTTCATCGAGATCCGCGCCGAGGATGATgcctcctcttcctcttccctttctctcttcAAAACCAG GCCTGGTGCTTCATCTGGAATATTTCTTGGGGCAGTAACACTTCCTGTGGTTATGCTTTCAAAGTTGATACAGCTTTCGCGAGCATTGTCGTTGCGTCAAGTTCCACTTGAAG AGCTTGAATATCTGACAATGCAATACTGGGCCACATCTGCCAGCAGCTTGAGTGTACTTGTGTTCCTCTGCATGGTTATATGGCGTTCACCTGACCATGCACGCCCGCCTTATTCGCGTAGTGTTATGGATGCAAAGTTGAGTTTAAGTGGAACTGTCTTATTTGCAGTGGTGTGCTGCGTGTCTATTGCTGCAACATCCCATACTG gCTTTCACGCAGTATTGAAGTTATTGTGGGTGCTTTTGCATGGATTGGCAGCGGTGAAATTAATTCAGCATGTTCTTAGTACTTTTCCCTCTTGTGCTTCTATTG GGGAAGCACTTTTGGTGACTGCAGGCATTGTTCTTTATTTTGGTGACATGTTGGCATGTACGATTGCAAAG GTTACGGGATACTTGATTTCATTGGAGTTGGTTTCTGTACAGTATGGAGTCAAGAGAAGTGAAATAGGCATAATTATTCAG GGGGTGCTACTaggccttcttctttttccaatGGTCTTTAAATTTGTTCTTCGAATATGGGAATGCTCTTCAAGTAGTGCTAACTCTGAATCAAGAACATACGAGATAGGGAAATCTCTTATATTCTTTGCATCCCTTGGATTTATCTTGATTGTGATAATCCCATCATGGATGCAGTTTGCTCAGGATTTTAGCGTGCATCCATTTTTATG GGTAATCTCGTTTGTTTTTTCGGAGCCACTGAAAAGACTATCTTTATGTATGTACTGGGTGTGTGTGATATATGTGTCCGTTTTGCGGTTCTACAACATTTCGAAGAATAGTAAGATTGAAAGGATTCTTCTCCGAAAATACTACCATCTGATGGCTGTTTCAATGTTTCTGCCTGCTCTTATCTTCCAG CCAAAGTTTCTTGATCTAGCATTTGGTGCAGCTCTGGCAGTTTTCTTGGTGATAGAAATTATTCGA GTGTGGAGAATTTGGCCTTTGGGACAACTTGTACATCAATTTATGAATGCTTTCACAGACCATCGTGATTCTGATCTTCTTATTGTAAG ccatttctctctcttattggGTTGCGCACTTCCAATTTGGATGTCTTATGGATTCAATGATCGACCACTTGCCCCTTTTGCCGGAATTTTGAGTCTTGGAATTGGAGATACAATG GCGTCAATGGTTGGCCACAAGTATGGTGTCCTCAGGTGGAGTAAAACTGGCA AGAAAACTATTGAAGGGACTGCAGCTGGTATAACGTCTATGCTGGCTGCTTGCTCAATTCTGCTTCCACTTCTAGCATCTACTGGATATATTTTTACCCAG
- the LOC126723310 gene encoding dolichol kinase EVAN isoform X3 — protein sequence MAAAAILNGERVVVVLFIGLVLFSLPLSLLLHGVALSLLALSALFIEIRAEDDASSSSSLSLFKTRPGASSGIFLGAVTLPVVMLSKLIQLSRALSLRQVPLEELEYLTMQYWATSASSLSVLVFLCMVIWRSPDHARPPYSRSVMDAKLSLSGTVLFAVVCCVSIAATSHTGFHAVLKLLWVLLHGLAAVKLIQHVLSTFPSCASIGEALLVTAGIVLYFGDMLACTIAKVTGYLISLELVSVQYGVKRSEIGIIIQGVLLGLLLFPMVFKFVLRIWECSSSSANSESRTYEIGKSLIFFASLGFILIVIIPSWMQFAQDFSVHPFLWVISFVFSEPLKRLSLCMYWVCVIYVSVLRFYNISKNSKIERILLRKYYHLMAVSMFLPALIFQPKFLDLAFGAALAVFLVIEIIRVWRIWPLGQLVHQFMNAFTDHRDSDLLIVSHFSLLLGCALPIWMSYGFNDRPLAPFAGILSLGIGDTMASMVGHKYGVLRWSKTGKKTIEGTAAGITSMLAACSILLPLLASTGYIFTQMKLT from the exons ATGGCGGCGGCGGCGATATTGAACGGGGAGAGAGTGGTGGTGGTTCTGTTCATCGGTCtcgttctcttctctctccctctctctctcctccttcACGGCGTCGCTCTCTCTCTCCTCGCCCTCTCCGCCCTCTTCATCGAGATCCGCGCCGAGGATGATgcctcctcttcctcttccctttctctcttcAAAACCAG GCCTGGTGCTTCATCTGGAATATTTCTTGGGGCAGTAACACTTCCTGTGGTTATGCTTTCAAAGTTGATACAGCTTTCGCGAGCATTGTCGTTGCGTCAAGTTCCACTTGAAG AGCTTGAATATCTGACAATGCAATACTGGGCCACATCTGCCAGCAGCTTGAGTGTACTTGTGTTCCTCTGCATGGTTATATGGCGTTCACCTGACCATGCACGCCCGCCTTATTCGCGTAGTGTTATGGATGCAAAGTTGAGTTTAAGTGGAACTGTCTTATTTGCAGTGGTGTGCTGCGTGTCTATTGCTGCAACATCCCATACTG gCTTTCACGCAGTATTGAAGTTATTGTGGGTGCTTTTGCATGGATTGGCAGCGGTGAAATTAATTCAGCATGTTCTTAGTACTTTTCCCTCTTGTGCTTCTATTG GGGAAGCACTTTTGGTGACTGCAGGCATTGTTCTTTATTTTGGTGACATGTTGGCATGTACGATTGCAAAG GTTACGGGATACTTGATTTCATTGGAGTTGGTTTCTGTACAGTATGGAGTCAAGAGAAGTGAAATAGGCATAATTATTCAG GGGGTGCTACTaggccttcttctttttccaatGGTCTTTAAATTTGTTCTTCGAATATGGGAATGCTCTTCAAGTAGTGCTAACTCTGAATCAAGAACATACGAGATAGGGAAATCTCTTATATTCTTTGCATCCCTTGGATTTATCTTGATTGTGATAATCCCATCATGGATGCAGTTTGCTCAGGATTTTAGCGTGCATCCATTTTTATG GGTAATCTCGTTTGTTTTTTCGGAGCCACTGAAAAGACTATCTTTATGTATGTACTGGGTGTGTGTGATATATGTGTCCGTTTTGCGGTTCTACAACATTTCGAAGAATAGTAAGATTGAAAGGATTCTTCTCCGAAAATACTACCATCTGATGGCTGTTTCAATGTTTCTGCCTGCTCTTATCTTCCAG CCAAAGTTTCTTGATCTAGCATTTGGTGCAGCTCTGGCAGTTTTCTTGGTGATAGAAATTATTCGA GTGTGGAGAATTTGGCCTTTGGGACAACTTGTACATCAATTTATGAATGCTTTCACAGACCATCGTGATTCTGATCTTCTTATTGTAAG ccatttctctctcttattggGTTGCGCACTTCCAATTTGGATGTCTTATGGATTCAATGATCGACCACTTGCCCCTTTTGCCGGAATTTTGAGTCTTGGAATTGGAGATACAATG GCGTCAATGGTTGGCCACAAGTATGGTGTCCTCAGGTGGAGTAAAACTGGCA AGAAAACTATTGAAGGGACTGCAGCTGGTATAACGTCTATGCTGGCTGCTTGCTCAATTCTGCTTCCACTTCTAGCATCTACTGGATATATTTTTACCCAG